Proteins encoded within one genomic window of Dyadobacter chenhuakuii:
- a CDS encoding family 16 glycoside hydrolase, translating into MKKQIYTILALCMLLSQAWAQTDDAMASKAKALLSKFPSQNEAALKKNMEELGQLGKPGLVQIASMLTPLGKGDNTKIQYAIGGFTYYASQAGKEDFRKTAAEAYGEALSKVTDPDSKNFLIYQLQTVGKDESVEVLKPYLKDERLSGPASRTLARIGSPVAGAALLQGLEGAPESTKIAIIEALGGARYKEAAPMIEKSAVNEDLLLRKVSLFALSEIGAPSSEAILMAAAQKVNFGYDESDATAVYLKYLARLAENGNAPAAEKAALALLKNTPDVKQTPTRSSALKIYSDIKKRESVPVLVNALQSADPEYRIAALKLGQKYLMADGTTPWLNAMKKAKPEVQAEIITMLGHANSLDALPTIQKALAAKDSKVKMAAIWAAGKIGQEKSLPALINVLKTASAEEVAVVKSSLLTIKGEGVVNQLATALPTLPAASQAVAIDVIAAREANAKFSNVFALLKSPNADVSKSAYTALKSLTTANDLPQMYILLNTVTDAGQMAAIQKAVAAGVKSAGDAKAKTDIILKQMQASPADKQSNYLAVLASIGGKTALNSVVSAYNSGDAKSKKAAIAALSSWSDASAAGDLLSIAKKATDSEELTLALTGYVAATAKSTKTPVNKVIMLREAMTLAKTDSQKIAILKELPRLRTFNALLFAGKYLDNPATEQAAAQAVMAIALANKGFYGPEIRDLLTKTASLLKGKDAEYARESIKRHLSELPKDEGFVALFNGKDLTGWKGLVENPIARGKMSADSLAYKQKKADEAANKDWFAKDGELVFSGHGDNLATVKQYGDFEMYVDWKIQKDGDAGIYLRGTPQVQIWDTSRVSVGAQVGSGGLYNNQKNPSKPSKLADNAIGDWNTFHITMIGDRVSVDLNGENVVDNVILENYWDRNLPIFAKEQIELQAHGNQINYRDVYVREIERPEPFKLSDAEQKEGFKVLFDGTDMFNWVGNRTDYFIENGALVVDPKKGGKGNLYTKDEYSDFDFRFEFQLTPGANNGLGIRTPMEGDAAYVGTEIQILDNDADIYKDLHEYQYHGSAYGIIPAKRGFLKPMGEWNYEEVRVQGSKIKVTLNGTVILDGDLAEASKNGTVDHKEHPGLKRTSGHLGFLGHGSELKFRNIRIADLTKTPAEPPVASKKKRKK; encoded by the coding sequence ATGAAAAAACAAATATATACTATCCTGGCCCTCTGCATGTTACTTTCGCAGGCATGGGCACAAACAGACGATGCGATGGCCAGCAAAGCCAAAGCATTGTTATCCAAATTTCCTTCCCAGAACGAAGCCGCGTTAAAAAAGAACATGGAAGAACTCGGCCAGCTCGGCAAGCCGGGACTCGTGCAGATCGCATCCATGCTCACGCCGCTCGGAAAGGGGGATAATACCAAAATTCAATACGCGATCGGCGGTTTTACTTACTATGCTTCACAAGCTGGCAAAGAAGATTTCCGAAAAACCGCCGCCGAGGCTTATGGCGAAGCATTATCGAAAGTAACCGACCCGGACAGCAAGAATTTCCTGATCTATCAATTGCAGACGGTTGGGAAAGATGAGTCTGTGGAGGTTTTGAAACCCTATCTAAAAGACGAAAGGCTTTCCGGTCCGGCTTCGCGGACATTGGCGAGAATCGGTTCGCCGGTGGCTGGTGCTGCGTTGTTGCAAGGCTTGGAGGGCGCTCCTGAAAGCACAAAAATTGCGATTATTGAAGCATTGGGCGGTGCGCGTTATAAGGAAGCGGCGCCTATGATCGAGAAATCGGCTGTGAATGAGGATCTGCTTTTACGTAAGGTGAGCCTTTTTGCGCTTTCGGAGATCGGTGCGCCTTCTTCTGAGGCAATTTTAATGGCTGCTGCGCAAAAGGTGAATTTCGGTTATGATGAGTCGGATGCAACGGCGGTTTATTTAAAGTACCTGGCACGTCTGGCCGAAAATGGGAACGCGCCTGCCGCGGAAAAAGCTGCTCTGGCATTGCTCAAAAACACCCCGGACGTAAAGCAAACACCGACGCGGTCTTCCGCTTTGAAAATTTATTCAGACATTAAAAAACGCGAATCTGTGCCTGTTTTGGTAAATGCATTGCAAAGCGCAGATCCGGAATATCGCATTGCTGCATTGAAATTGGGACAAAAATACCTGATGGCTGACGGCACAACGCCCTGGCTCAATGCCATGAAAAAAGCCAAACCCGAAGTGCAGGCCGAAATCATCACCATGCTGGGCCACGCCAATTCACTGGATGCATTGCCAACCATTCAAAAAGCATTGGCCGCGAAGGATAGCAAAGTAAAAATGGCTGCGATCTGGGCTGCTGGCAAAATTGGTCAGGAGAAAAGCCTTCCTGCATTGATTAATGTGCTGAAAACGGCGAGTGCGGAGGAAGTTGCGGTTGTGAAAAGCAGTTTGCTTACCATCAAAGGGGAAGGCGTTGTCAATCAATTGGCGACAGCATTGCCAACATTGCCGGCCGCTTCGCAGGCTGTCGCCATTGACGTGATTGCCGCCCGGGAGGCGAATGCCAAGTTCAGCAATGTTTTCGCCTTATTGAAAAGCCCGAATGCAGATGTTTCAAAATCGGCTTACACGGCATTGAAATCGCTGACAACGGCGAATGATCTGCCGCAAATGTACATTTTGCTGAACACCGTAACGGACGCCGGGCAAATGGCGGCTATTCAAAAAGCGGTGGCTGCGGGCGTGAAAAGCGCTGGTGATGCGAAAGCGAAGACCGATATTATTTTAAAACAAATGCAGGCCTCACCTGCTGATAAGCAATCCAATTACCTCGCTGTTTTGGCGAGCATAGGCGGCAAAACGGCGCTTAATTCGGTGGTTTCGGCTTATAATAGTGGTGATGCAAAGTCCAAAAAGGCTGCAATCGCTGCGTTATCATCCTGGTCGGATGCGAGCGCTGCGGGTGATCTTTTGAGCATTGCAAAAAAGGCAACGGATAGCGAAGAGCTTACCCTGGCATTGACTGGTTATGTTGCTGCGACTGCGAAATCGACGAAAACGCCGGTTAATAAGGTGATTATGCTGCGCGAAGCCATGACTTTGGCTAAAACTGATTCTCAGAAAATTGCGATCCTGAAAGAGTTGCCCCGATTGAGAACATTCAATGCATTGCTTTTTGCAGGGAAATATCTCGACAATCCCGCAACAGAGCAGGCGGCTGCGCAAGCTGTTATGGCCATTGCATTGGCTAATAAGGGTTTTTACGGTCCTGAAATCCGTGATTTGCTGACTAAAACTGCTTCCCTACTAAAAGGAAAAGATGCGGAATATGCACGAGAGTCGATCAAAAGACATTTGTCGGAGCTGCCTAAGGATGAAGGTTTTGTGGCTCTGTTCAATGGAAAAGATCTTACTGGCTGGAAAGGCTTGGTTGAAAACCCGATTGCGCGTGGAAAAATGAGCGCGGACAGTTTGGCTTACAAACAAAAAAAGGCTGACGAAGCCGCCAATAAGGATTGGTTTGCCAAAGACGGCGAACTCGTTTTCTCGGGACACGGCGATAACCTGGCTACGGTGAAGCAATATGGTGATTTCGAAATGTATGTGGACTGGAAAATCCAGAAAGATGGCGACGCGGGCATTTACCTGCGTGGAACGCCGCAAGTGCAGATCTGGGACACGTCGCGTGTGAGCGTAGGCGCGCAGGTGGGCTCCGGTGGATTGTACAACAACCAGAAGAACCCAAGCAAACCTTCGAAATTGGCCGATAACGCCATTGGCGATTGGAACACATTCCATATTACCATGATCGGCGACCGCGTTTCGGTGGATCTGAACGGGGAGAATGTTGTGGATAATGTGATCCTGGAAAATTACTGGGACCGCAACCTGCCGATTTTTGCCAAAGAGCAAATTGAGTTGCAGGCACATGGAAATCAGATCAATTATCGGGATGTGTATGTGCGTGAAATTGAGCGACCTGAACCATTCAAGCTAAGCGATGCAGAGCAGAAGGAAGGTTTCAAAGTGCTGTTTGACGGAACGGATATGTTCAATTGGGTTGGCAACCGCACCGACTATTTTATTGAAAACGGCGCATTGGTCGTAGATCCTAAGAAGGGCGGCAAAGGGAATTTGTATACCAAAGACGAATACAGCGATTTCGACTTCCGTTTCGAATTCCAATTGACGCCCGGCGCCAATAACGGTTTGGGGATCAGGACACCGATGGAAGGCGACGCGGCTTACGTAGGAACCGAAATTCAGATCCTGGACAATGATGCCGACATTTATAAAGACCTGCACGAATATCAATATCACGGCTCTGCGTATGGCATTATCCCTGCAAAAAGAGGATTTTTGAAACCCATGGGCGAATGGAATTACGAGGAAGTCCGCGTGCAGGGTTCCAAAATAAAAGTAACATTGAATGGCACCGTAATCCTGGATGGCGATCTCGCCGAAGCCAGCAAAAACGGAACCGTCGACCACAAGGAGCACCCCGGATTGAAGCGCACCAGCGGACATTTGGGGTTCCTGGGCCACGGCTCGGAACTGAAATTCAGAAACATCAGGATCGCAGATTTAACCAAAACACCCGCCGAACCGCCCGTTGCTTCAAAAAAGAAGCGGAAGAAATAA
- a CDS encoding acyl-CoA carboxylase subunit beta, with translation MGSAPSAASKKELLDQKNAEADLGGGAQRIEAQHAKGKLTARERIMVLIDKGTFEEIGKFVMHRSKDFGLDKEHYLGDGVVTGYGKVNGRLVYVFAQDFTVFGGSLSETHAEKICKIMDLAMKNGAPLIGLNDSGGARIQEGVLSLAGYADIFYKNTLASGVIPQISAVMGPCAGGAVYSPAITDFILMVENTSYMFVTGPNVVKTVTHETVTAEELGGAMTHATKSGITHFVSPNEVECLLNIKKLLSYMPQNCEENAPGIPYEAQNESRPVLNNIIPDNANQPYDMREVITEIADAESFFEVHQNFAENIVVGFARIAGRSIGIVANQPAVLAGVLDIHSSQKAARFVRFCDCFNIPLLVLEDVPGFLPGTDQEWNAIITNGAKLLYAFSEATVPRITVITRKAYGGAYDVMNSKHIGADLNFAWPTAEIAVMGASGAAEIIFKREIAQAEDPAEKLKEKIDDYTEKFTNPYRAAHRGYIDEVIYPDQTRKKLIRAFEMLENKVAVLPRKKHGNIPL, from the coding sequence ATGGGATCAGCACCTTCCGCCGCTTCAAAAAAAGAATTGTTAGATCAGAAAAATGCTGAGGCCGACCTGGGCGGCGGTGCGCAACGGATTGAAGCACAACACGCCAAAGGCAAACTCACCGCCCGCGAGCGCATTATGGTGCTGATCGACAAAGGGACATTTGAAGAAATCGGGAAGTTTGTGATGCACCGCAGCAAGGATTTCGGGCTGGATAAGGAACATTATCTGGGCGATGGCGTGGTGACGGGTTATGGAAAGGTGAATGGCCGGCTGGTTTACGTTTTTGCGCAGGATTTCACCGTTTTCGGCGGCTCGCTTTCCGAAACGCATGCCGAGAAAATCTGCAAGATTATGGACCTCGCCATGAAAAACGGCGCTCCGCTGATCGGTTTGAATGATTCGGGCGGCGCCCGGATTCAGGAAGGCGTACTTTCCTTGGCTGGTTATGCGGATATTTTTTATAAAAATACATTGGCTTCAGGCGTCATTCCGCAGATTTCAGCCGTGATGGGCCCGTGCGCGGGCGGCGCGGTGTATTCTCCGGCGATCACGGATTTTATATTAATGGTTGAAAATACGAGCTACATGTTCGTGACCGGGCCTAATGTCGTGAAAACGGTTACGCACGAGACCGTTACAGCCGAGGAACTGGGCGGCGCGATGACACATGCGACCAAATCGGGCATCACGCATTTTGTCTCGCCCAATGAGGTTGAATGTTTGCTGAACATTAAAAAACTGCTCAGCTATATGCCTCAGAATTGTGAGGAAAATGCGCCGGGCATTCCATATGAAGCTCAAAATGAATCACGCCCGGTTTTAAACAACATTATTCCCGACAATGCCAACCAGCCTTACGACATGCGCGAGGTGATCACGGAAATTGCCGATGCGGAGAGTTTTTTCGAAGTCCATCAGAATTTTGCAGAGAACATTGTCGTTGGTTTTGCGCGGATTGCAGGTCGTAGCATTGGCATAGTGGCCAACCAGCCCGCCGTACTGGCGGGTGTGCTTGACATTCATTCGAGCCAGAAAGCTGCGCGTTTTGTTCGGTTTTGTGATTGTTTCAACATTCCTTTATTGGTTCTGGAAGATGTCCCGGGCTTTTTGCCGGGCACCGATCAGGAGTGGAATGCCATCATTACCAACGGTGCGAAGCTGCTTTACGCATTCTCGGAAGCGACTGTTCCGCGCATTACAGTCATCACGCGCAAGGCTTACGGCGGCGCCTATGATGTAATGAATTCCAAGCACATCGGCGCGGACCTGAACTTTGCATGGCCTACGGCGGAAATTGCGGTTATGGGTGCTAGCGGAGCCGCAGAAATTATTTTCAAACGCGAAATCGCCCAGGCCGAAGATCCGGCCGAAAAGCTGAAAGAGAAAATCGACGATTACACCGAAAAATTCACCAACCCATATCGCGCCGCACACCGCGGTTACATTGACGAGGTTATTTATCCCGATCAAACGCGCAAAAAGCTCATCCGGGCTTTTGAAATGCTGGAAAACAAAGTGGCTGTTCTGCCCAGAAAAAAGCATGGAAACATTCCGCTTTAA
- the porQ gene encoding type IX secretion system protein PorQ: protein MRQIGMCALFLAGIFFGFQKTAQAQPTGGRNKLDFLQLPAQAKSTALGANHITISGNDPALFIQNPALLDSSKANNVSVNLMPYLADTRFVNAAYARRVGKSAGVWAVGLQYLNYGTMVETDDIGNVIGEFRAADYGVSAGYGHTLGAFTVGGTLKFVGASVQSYNVFGVALDWGGVFKHPGQDLTVGFVVKNLGFVKQNFSSLNDPALPLDVRLGLTFKPEYMPIRVSLTAHHLNRFDMVYNDPNLFFTYDDNGNKIARKVGIAEKLARHLSLGAEALLHPNFRIMLGYDHLRRQELRLANRGALAGFSFGAWLRIKRFEVGYGRSQYVPGFSSSSLSIVMNLKNGFVKETVKVRP, encoded by the coding sequence ATGAGGCAGATCGGAATGTGCGCTTTGTTTTTGGCGGGAATTTTTTTTGGTTTCCAAAAAACAGCACAAGCGCAACCGACCGGCGGAAGAAATAAGCTCGATTTTCTGCAACTGCCAGCACAGGCCAAAAGCACGGCATTAGGCGCCAATCACATCACCATTTCGGGCAATGATCCTGCCCTTTTTATCCAAAATCCTGCTTTACTGGACTCTTCCAAAGCCAATAATGTGTCCGTCAACCTGATGCCTTACCTGGCCGATACGCGGTTTGTGAATGCCGCTTATGCGCGGCGCGTGGGCAAGTCTGCGGGCGTTTGGGCGGTTGGGCTGCAATATCTTAACTATGGCACAATGGTCGAAACGGATGACATTGGCAATGTAATCGGAGAGTTCCGAGCAGCGGATTATGGCGTTTCTGCGGGTTATGGACATACATTGGGTGCTTTTACGGTGGGTGGAACATTGAAGTTTGTAGGCGCTTCGGTACAGTCTTATAATGTGTTTGGCGTGGCGCTGGACTGGGGCGGCGTTTTCAAGCATCCCGGGCAGGATCTGACGGTTGGGTTTGTAGTCAAAAATCTAGGGTTTGTCAAACAGAATTTTTCCAGTTTAAATGATCCTGCATTGCCTTTGGACGTGCGGCTTGGATTAACATTCAAACCGGAATATATGCCCATCCGCGTTTCGCTCACGGCGCATCATTTGAACCGCTTCGATATGGTCTATAATGATCCGAACCTCTTCTTCACTTATGACGATAATGGCAACAAAATTGCGAGAAAAGTGGGCATAGCAGAGAAACTGGCCCGGCATCTTTCGCTCGGAGCGGAAGCATTGCTGCATCCTAATTTCAGGATTATGCTCGGTTACGACCATTTGCGGAGGCAGGAATTGCGGCTTGCCAACAGGGGCGCATTGGCCGGTTTTTCGTTTGGCGCATGGCTGCGGATCAAGCGGTTTGAGGTTGGTTACGGTCGTTCGCAGTATGTTCCGGGGTTTAGCAGCAGCTCCTTGTCGATTGTGATGAATTTGAAAAATGGCTTTGTAAAAGAAACCGTCAAAGTGCGTCCCTAA
- a CDS encoding Gfo/Idh/MocA family oxidoreductase: MKEETGTSASRRTFIKGSLATLATFSIVPRHVLGKGFIAPSDQLTKAIVGTGSMGRGHIPYAGTKVVALCDVDKKHLDIAVGMVDKGVKTFADYREVIQLPEVDIVHVATPPHWHGIIAADAARAGKDVWCEKPMTRTIGEGKRLVEAVQQHGRIFRLNTWFRFQDNFYGMRTPVKPIKKLVQSGLLGWPLKVTVSKHTGFDWKFYWVGNTNNAPQPVPAELDYEMWLGPAPYKPYSEHRVHQTFRGYWDYDGGGLGDMGQHYIDPIQYFLGKDDTSPVSVEIDAPQQHTEAVGTWRRITYTYADGCQIVLDGEAKDEKVAYIEGPKGKLYPNFQSDIPDLEKKLAAFPDPEPQVTDFVDAVKNRKKFALNEENGHRSCTIVNMGLAALRLGRSLKFDPEKQEFIDDEGANRLINQPMRGPWTI, from the coding sequence ATGAAAGAAGAAACAGGCACCTCTGCGTCCAGACGGACCTTTATCAAAGGCTCACTGGCAACGCTGGCCACTTTTTCCATCGTTCCCCGCCACGTTCTCGGCAAAGGCTTCATCGCGCCGAGCGACCAGCTGACCAAAGCCATCGTCGGCACCGGCTCCATGGGCCGCGGCCACATTCCGTATGCAGGCACCAAAGTCGTTGCGCTTTGTGATGTGGATAAAAAACACCTGGACATTGCCGTCGGCATGGTGGATAAGGGCGTAAAAACCTTTGCTGATTATCGCGAGGTGATCCAGCTTCCCGAAGTGGACATTGTGCACGTGGCCACGCCGCCGCACTGGCACGGGATCATTGCCGCCGATGCAGCCCGCGCCGGAAAAGATGTATGGTGTGAAAAACCCATGACAAGGACCATAGGCGAAGGAAAAAGGCTTGTGGAAGCCGTGCAGCAGCATGGAAGGATATTCCGTTTAAACACCTGGTTCCGTTTTCAGGACAATTTTTACGGCATGCGCACGCCGGTTAAGCCCATTAAAAAGCTGGTGCAAAGCGGTTTATTAGGCTGGCCCTTGAAAGTGACGGTAAGCAAGCACACCGGTTTCGACTGGAAATTTTACTGGGTAGGAAACACCAATAATGCACCGCAGCCCGTTCCGGCCGAGCTGGATTATGAAATGTGGCTCGGCCCCGCGCCTTACAAGCCGTATAGCGAGCACCGCGTACACCAGACATTCCGTGGTTACTGGGATTACGACGGCGGCGGACTCGGCGATATGGGCCAGCATTACATTGACCCGATCCAGTATTTCCTGGGCAAAGATGATACGAGCCCGGTAAGCGTGGAAATCGATGCGCCTCAGCAACACACCGAAGCCGTAGGAACCTGGCGGAGAATCACTTATACTTATGCGGACGGATGCCAGATCGTGCTGGATGGCGAAGCGAAAGATGAAAAAGTGGCTTACATCGAAGGTCCGAAAGGCAAACTTTACCCCAATTTCCAATCCGACATTCCGGACCTTGAAAAGAAACTCGCCGCATTCCCCGATCCCGAGCCACAGGTTACAGATTTTGTAGATGCCGTGAAAAACCGCAAAAAGTTTGCGCTGAATGAAGAAAACGGACATCGTTCCTGCACCATTGTGAACATGGGATTAGCAGCATTAAGACTCGGCCGCTCCTTGAAATTTGACCCCGAAAAACAGGAATTTATAGACGATGAAGGTGCAAACCGGTTGATTAACCAGCCCATGCGTGGCCCCTGGACCATTTAA